A window of the Bacteroidales bacterium genome harbors these coding sequences:
- a CDS encoding iron-sulfur cluster-binding protein, with protein sequence MSLIAEKFLKESKLKAFDLEHRKKINFNIGRYNEAFKKGLLQYDNLDLAKNRAANIKIKVINDLDQYLIEFEQNFTRNGGKVIWAVDAEEAKNEVLKIIKTHKAEHVVKMKSMTTEEIELNAFLEKNGIESLETDLGEYIVQLANEKPYHIVTPAMHKSKEDIALLFNEKMGWNENLSPEEITNKVRLKLREKFYNADIGITGANFLIADTGSIALTENEGNGVLSMSMPPVHIAIVGIEKIIPSINDLDIFWPLLSSHGTGQRMTVYNSIISGPKKANEKDGPLESYVIILNNKRSELLAQEEQRIALSCIRCGACLNVCPVYKNIGGHTYEATYSGPIGSVISPWLLGMKDYKHLSFASTLCGACTEVCPVNIPLHDLLLLNRRDAVAQKHTTTIERITVKGSTKFLMNRKWFDFFSSKTKNFFISLFIKKLWGNNRKFPPFAEKSFHDQWIEKNKTN encoded by the coding sequence TAAAAAGGGATTGTTGCAATATGATAATTTAGACTTAGCCAAAAACAGAGCCGCTAATATTAAAATAAAAGTAATTAACGATTTAGATCAATATTTAATAGAATTTGAACAAAATTTTACAAGAAACGGTGGTAAGGTTATTTGGGCAGTTGACGCTGAAGAAGCTAAAAACGAAGTGCTTAAAATTATAAAAACACATAAAGCCGAGCACGTAGTTAAGATGAAATCGATGACTACTGAAGAAATAGAACTTAATGCCTTTCTTGAAAAAAATGGAATAGAATCATTAGAAACAGATTTAGGAGAATATATTGTTCAGTTAGCCAACGAAAAACCCTATCATATTGTTACTCCAGCTATGCATAAATCAAAAGAGGATATAGCTCTTTTGTTTAATGAAAAAATGGGGTGGAATGAAAATTTGAGTCCTGAAGAAATTACAAACAAAGTAAGATTAAAACTCAGAGAAAAATTTTATAATGCTGATATTGGTATTACAGGAGCTAATTTTTTAATTGCAGATACGGGATCTATTGCGCTTACAGAAAATGAAGGTAATGGTGTTTTAAGCATGTCTATGCCACCTGTTCATATCGCTATTGTGGGAATAGAAAAAATAATACCAAGTATAAACGATTTAGATATTTTTTGGCCATTATTAAGCAGTCACGGAACAGGTCAGCGTATGACTGTTTACAATAGTATTATTAGCGGTCCTAAAAAAGCTAATGAAAAAGACGGACCCTTAGAGAGTTATGTGATTATTTTAAATAATAAACGTAGCGAACTGCTTGCACAAGAAGAACAAAGAATAGCATTATCTTGTATTCGTTGTGGAGCTTGTTTAAATGTTTGTCCCGTATATAAAAATATTGGAGGACATACTTATGAAGCAACCTATAGCGGACCCATAGGTTCTGTTATTTCGCCTTGGTTATTGGGTATGAAGGATTATAAACACTTAAGTTTTGCTTCTACACTTTGTGGTGCCTGTACTGAAGTTTGTCCGGTTAATATTCCCTTGCACGATTTATTATTATTAAATCGTCGAGATGCTGTTGCTCAGAAACATACCACAACAATAGAAAGAATAACGGTTAAAGGAAGTACTAAATTTTTAATGAATAGAAAATGGTTTGATTTTTTTAGTTCTAAAACAAAGAATTTTTTCATTTCGCTTTTCATAAAAAAACTTTGGGGAAACAACAGAAAATTTCCTCCTTTTGCCGAAAAATCTTTTCACGATCAGTGGATAGAAAAGAATAAGACAAATTAG
- a CDS encoding Hsp20/alpha crystallin family protein — MLRLVKFNNEPTFGNLLNHFFEGEFNRSTYEPAVNIGETDKYFELDLLIPGYTKEQINIELDDNVLTISAEVEPKDDDLEWRKEYSIESFSRSFSLPKTVDGEAIKAEQKDGILRLEIPKKKEEQKLKKLIAIA, encoded by the coding sequence ATGTTACGTTTAGTGAAATTTAACAACGAACCAACATTTGGAAATTTATTGAATCATTTTTTTGAGGGTGAATTTAATCGTTCAACTTATGAGCCTGCAGTAAATATTGGAGAAACAGACAAGTATTTTGAATTAGATTTGTTAATTCCCGGATATACAAAAGAGCAAATCAACATTGAATTGGACGATAATGTATTAACCATTTCAGCAGAAGTTGAACCAAAAGATGATGATTTAGAATGGAGAAAAGAATATTCAATAGAGTCTTTTAGTCGTTCTTTTAGTTTACCAAAAACTGTTGATGGCGAAGCTATTAAAGCCGAGCAAAAAGATGGTATACTACGATTAGAAATACCTAAAAAGAAAGAAGAGCAAAAGCTTAAAAAGCTTATAGCTATTGCATAA
- a CDS encoding flippase-like domain-containing protein, translated as MQKIKTESGKKILDSLKPSRIILPIVIGLGVAAYLLFRNFDVDQFSFFQWSAGAALWIFVAVLMMFVRDLAYIIRIKILTGHKLGWRQAFEIIILWEFSSAISPSVVGGTAPAIYFLFKEKISAGKSTAIILTAIFLDEIFFIISIPILLLVFGNNIFPLQDHFSQLKYYFWLGYGLIFIYTALLGYAIFINPYVVKAIFRWLFRFPLIKRWQDNVCLLSDQLIETSKWFKTKSFSFWLKSFFVTVVAWTGRYGVINFMFMAFFMGSLGLYEHLLIYARQLSMWILLLVSPTPGGSGLAEIFFSDFLGDFIPNQNWVVPMALLWRLITYYPYLFIGAIILPRWVNRVFRKKKN; from the coding sequence ATGCAAAAGATTAAAACCGAGAGTGGTAAAAAAATATTAGATTCTCTAAAACCAAGCCGAATTATCCTACCTATTGTCATTGGTTTAGGAGTAGCGGCTTATTTATTATTTAGGAATTTTGATGTCGATCAGTTTTCTTTTTTTCAATGGTCAGCAGGGGCGGCATTATGGATTTTTGTCGCAGTATTAATGATGTTTGTCCGGGATCTTGCTTACATTATCCGTATTAAAATTTTAACAGGTCACAAATTAGGTTGGCGCCAGGCTTTTGAAATAATTATACTTTGGGAATTTAGTTCGGCAATATCTCCTTCTGTTGTTGGGGGAACCGCACCGGCGATTTATTTTCTTTTTAAGGAAAAAATAAGTGCAGGAAAAAGTACAGCTATTATTTTAACGGCTATATTTTTAGATGAAATCTTTTTCATTATTTCCATACCCATTCTTTTACTTGTTTTTGGAAATAATATTTTTCCTCTTCAAGATCATTTTAGTCAGCTTAAATATTATTTTTGGTTAGGTTACGGATTAATATTTATCTATACGGCACTATTAGGATATGCTATTTTTATAAACCCTTATGTTGTTAAAGCAATATTTAGATGGCTTTTCCGCTTTCCTTTAATAAAACGTTGGCAAGATAATGTTTGTTTATTATCCGATCAGTTAATAGAAACTTCTAAATGGTTTAAGACAAAAAGTTTTTCGTTTTGGCTTAAATCTTTTTTTGTTACTGTTGTTGCTTGGACGGGTCGTTACGGAGTAATTAATTTTATGTTTATGGCGTTCTTTATGGGAAGTTTAGGATTATATGAACATTTATTAATATATGCTCGTCAGTTAAGTATGTGGATATTGCTTTTGGTTAGTCCTACACCCGGAGGAAGCGGTTTAGCAGAAATTTTCTTTAGCGATTTTTTAGGTGATTTTATTCCTAATCAAAACTGGGTTGTTCCTATGGCTTTACTTTGGCGTTTAATTACTTATTATCCATACTTATTTATTGGAGCAATTATTTTACCACGTTGGGTAAATAGAGTGTTTCGTAAGAAAAAAAACTAA
- the queA gene encoding tRNA preQ1(34) S-adenosylmethionine ribosyltransferase-isomerase QueA — protein sequence MKLSKFKFNLPEELIANYPIENRDESRLMVLHRDTKKIEHRNFKDILEYFGDGDVFMLNNTKVFPARLHGEKEKTGAKIEVFLLRELNRESRLWDVLVDPARKIRIGNKLYFGNDELVAEVIDNTTSRGRTLRFLFDGTYKEFKKTLKRLGETPLPKVHMRPIEAIDDERYQTIYAKHEGAVVAPTAGLHFSREILKRLELQGVNFSELTLHAGLGNFRAIEVEDLTKHKMDSEELFISQDAADIVNKAINTKRRVCAVGTTVMKGMESSTSISSHLKPFDGWTNRFIFPNYEFKIANSMVSNFHLPYSSMLMMVTAFGGYDFIMDAYKVAIKEKYNFFTYGDAMLIL from the coding sequence ATGAAACTATCAAAATTCAAGTTTAATTTACCCGAAGAATTAATTGCTAACTATCCTATAGAAAACCGTGACGAATCTCGTCTAATGGTTTTACATCGTGACACAAAAAAAATAGAACATCGTAACTTTAAAGATATATTGGAATATTTTGGTGACGGTGATGTGTTTATGCTGAATAACACTAAGGTTTTTCCTGCTCGTTTACATGGCGAAAAAGAAAAAACAGGTGCAAAAATAGAGGTGTTTTTATTACGCGAATTAAATCGCGAGTCTAGATTATGGGATGTATTGGTTGATCCTGCCAGAAAAATTCGTATCGGAAATAAACTCTATTTCGGAAACGATGAATTAGTTGCAGAAGTTATAGATAATACTACTTCAAGGGGTAGGACTTTACGTTTTTTGTTTGACGGAACTTACAAAGAATTTAAAAAAACATTAAAACGCTTAGGTGAAACACCATTACCCAAAGTACATATGCGCCCTATTGAGGCTATTGATGATGAGCGATACCAAACAATTTATGCTAAACACGAAGGTGCTGTTGTAGCACCAACTGCCGGTTTACATTTTAGTCGTGAAATTTTAAAACGTTTGGAACTCCAAGGTGTTAATTTTTCCGAACTTACACTTCATGCGGGCTTAGGAAATTTCCGTGCTATCGAAGTAGAAGATCTTACAAAACACAAAATGGATTCCGAGGAATTATTTATAAGTCAGGATGCTGCTGATATTGTTAATAAAGCCATTAATACCAAACGTCGTGTTTGTGCTGTTGGCACAACGGTAATGAAAGGTATGGAATCTTCAACATCTATTTCAAGCCACCTTAAACCGTTTGATGGTTGGACAAATCGTTTTATTTTTCCTAATTACGAGTTTAAAATTGCCAATTCGATGGTTAGTAATTTCCATTTACCTTATTCTTCCATGTTAATGATGGTAACTGCTTTTGGTGGTTATGACTTTATTATGGATGCTTATAAAGTAGCTATAAAAGAAAAATATAATTTCTTTACTTATGGTGATGCTATGCTTATTTTATAA